A window of Streptomyces sp. NBC_01142 genomic DNA:
AAGCGCGCCCGGGGAGCCGCGGCCAGCAGATCGAACAGCCCGCCGGTGTGGTCGCGGTCGGGGTGGGTGAGCCAGATCCAGCGCACATCGGCGGGGTCGAGGACCGAACCGAGCGTGTTCAGGAAGTCCCGGTCGGGGAGCCCGAGGCCGGTGTCGACGACAACCGGCTGGACGGCGTGCAGGACGAAGGCGTTGACGGGGAGGAAGCCGATCCCGGGCACTTCGATGCAGTCGCCGAGTACGGTGACGTCGCTTCCGACCTTGTGAGTGCTCATGGTGGACCTCCCTGAGTCCCCCCGGGGCAGGGAAGGGTCGCGGCCGTCGGTGAAGCACCTACCTCCACTACCTCCACAGTGGAGCAGTCCGGGAGCTGACGCACGCGGGGCCCGCTACCCGGCGGAAAACCCACAGGTGGGGGCCTTGACGTCGAGGGGCTGCGTTCTGCCGCACCACCGGGTGCCCTTGTTCTGACCTGCGGTCTCGCCGTCAGTGATTGCCATTGCTGGTCGCCGATGGTCACCGTCCCACGGCCCACAGACGGCCCAGACCTACAGCTCCACCCAGGTGTGCGGCTCCAGGTAGGCATGCTCTCCACGGAAGAACCAGTCCGTCAGATCTGTCAGCCGCTCTGTGCACGCGGCGTAGTAGTCGTCAGGCTCCGGCCGGGGGAAGTGGGGATGGGTCGTCCATGAGGGCACGTCGGTGGCAACGTGGTAGTACCCCTCTGCCAGCCATCGAGGAAGCTGCTCTGCCTCCTGCAAGCGTTCGCAGACAGTGCGCATGGCCCTCTCCAACCGAGAGAATGCGTCCTGGTCCCAGACCAGATCACTGCGCAGTCCCAGCAAGAAGCTTCCGGGCTCGGAACGGAACTCGTGCTCCAGTGTCTTCAATGCCTGGTCCATGGTGAGCATGCTGCCAGGCCGGCCGTTCGCGCACGCGGGAGGTCGGTGGAGTCTCAGGTGCCCGGTCCAGCGCAACCGCGCGGGTCCTGGACGACCAGTTCGGAAGACCCCGTACGCGGTTCCTGCCCGAGCTGCGGGAGTGCCGGCCTGCGAGGAAGGGGCCGTACTCGGCCAAAGCACTCAGGCAGGGCTGAGTACTTGCGCGCTGGTCGGTCATGGCGTGAGGCGGAACGCTTGGGCCATGCGACAACGACTACCGAAACTCGATCCCCAGCTGTTGGCGGTCCTCGTGCTGGCTCTGGTGACGCTGGCGGTGTGGGCTGCCTGGCTGGGCTGGGACCAGCATCGTGACGTGCAACCCGATGGAACGACGACCGGCCCGTACGAGGCGTGGCAGGTGATCGGGCTGGTGCTGACTCTGCTGGCGCCGGTGTACTGGGCGGCATCCCGGCGCTACTTCGCGGGCGCTGTGCTCGGCGTCCCGGTCGGCCTGACCGCGGCCGCCTTTTACGACTGGTCGGACGACTCCAGCGGCCTCTTTGTGGTCGGCGTGGGGATGGTCATGGTGGGGAGCCTCGCCGTGACCGCCCTCGTTGCCGCCGTGACCGCCTCTGTGATCACCTCTGTGAAACGAGAAGGGCCCCCCGGTCGCCGCTGAGCAGGAACCGCAGGACAGCTGGCTGACGCCGTGGTCCATGGGACGCGCCCGGCATCAGGAACGTTCGCAGGGCGTCGGAGAACGCACAGACGGCCCACAAACGGCCCACAAACAGCCCCAGGACAGCGACGAGCCCCCTACCCTCCGGAGAAAACGCAGGTAGGGGGCTTGATCGCGCCTTGTCGCTACTTCTTGCCCTGGTTCTTGACCGCCTCGATCGCCGCCGCGGCCGCGTCCGGGTCGAGGTACGTACCGCCCGGCTTGAGGGGGTGGAAGTCGCCGTCGAGCTCGTAGACGAGCGGGATACCGGTCGGGATGTTCAGGCCCGTGATGTCGGCGTCGGAGATGCCGTCGAGGTGCTTGACCAGCCCGCGCAGGCTGTTGCCGTGGGCGGCGACCAGAACGGTGCGGCCGGTCAGCAGGTCCGGGACGATGCCGTCGTACCAGTACGGCAGCATGCGCTCGACGACGTCCTTGAGGCACTCGGTGCGCGGACGCAGCTCGCTCGGGATCGTGGCGTAGCGCGGGTCGTCGCTCTGCGAGAACTCGGTGCCGTCCTCGAGGGCCGGCGGCGGGGTGTCGTACGAGCGGCGCCAGAGCATGAACTGCTCCTCGCCGAACTCGGCCAGCGTCTGCGCCTTGTCCTTGCCCTGAAGCGCACCGTAGTGACGCTCGTTCAGCCGCCAGGAGCGGTGGACCGGGATCCAGTGGCGGTCCGCGGACTCCAGCGCGAGCTGCGCCGTGCGGATGGCGCGCTTCTGGAGGGAGGTGTGCAGTACGTCGGGGAGCAGGCCGGC
This region includes:
- a CDS encoding phosphoglyceromutase, whose amino-acid sequence is MADAPYKLILLRHGESEWNAKNLFTGWVDVNLTEKGEKEAVRGGELLKDAGLLPDVLHTSLQKRAIRTAQLALESADRHWIPVHRSWRLNERHYGALQGKDKAQTLAEFGEEQFMLWRRSYDTPPPALEDGTEFSQSDDPRYATIPSELRPRTECLKDVVERMLPYWYDGIVPDLLTGRTVLVAAHGNSLRGLVKHLDGISDADITGLNIPTGIPLVYELDGDFHPLKPGGTYLDPDAAAAAIEAVKNQGKK